A part of Methanohalobium evestigatum Z-7303 genomic DNA contains:
- a CDS encoding 23S rRNA (uridine(2552)-2'-O)-methyltransferase — protein sequence MAKKKDSFYRLAKDEGYRSRAAYKLLQINNRFNVIEKNDTIVDLGAAPGGWLQVARKISNNKVVGIDLQRIKSIEGVETVKGDMTSDRTVRKILKTIEDEGVDVVISDAAPNLSGNWNLDHARSIDLVESALEFAKQVLKPSGNFVVKVFQGDMFNDFLEKVKNNFAYVKAHEPKASRSQSAEIYVIGMDFLNTPVKKNEEYDVEITSIGSGGDGAVTINGFVIFVKDVDIGDRVKIKIEDVKPSFAFANVVEYL from the coding sequence ATGGCTAAAAAAAAGGACTCATTCTACCGGCTTGCAAAAGATGAAGGATATAGGTCAAGAGCAGCATACAAGCTTTTACAGATTAATAATAGATTCAATGTGATTGAGAAAAACGATACCATTGTAGACCTCGGTGCAGCACCGGGCGGATGGCTTCAGGTTGCAAGAAAAATTTCAAATAATAAAGTTGTAGGTATCGATTTACAAAGAATTAAATCAATAGAAGGAGTAGAAACAGTTAAAGGCGATATGACTTCTGACAGAACAGTTAGAAAAATATTAAAAACTATTGAGGACGAAGGTGTAGATGTTGTAATATCTGATGCCGCACCAAACCTTTCCGGAAACTGGAACCTTGATCATGCCCGTTCAATAGACCTTGTAGAATCAGCACTTGAGTTTGCTAAACAGGTTCTAAAACCCAGTGGAAATTTTGTTGTAAAAGTCTTTCAGGGAGATATGTTTAACGACTTTCTTGAAAAAGTAAAAAATAATTTTGCATATGTCAAGGCTCATGAACCCAAAGCCTCAAGGTCTCAGAGCGCTGAAATCTATGTAATAGGTATGGATTTCCTAAATACACCTGTTAAAAAGAATGAGGAATATGACGTGGAAATTACCAGTATTGGTTCAGGTGGAGATGGAGCCGTTACAATCAACGGTTTTGTAATATTTGTTAAAGACGTTGACATTGGTGACAGGGTTAAAATAAAAATAGAGGATGTAAAACCCAGTTTTGCATTTGCAAATGTTGTTGAGTATCTTTAA